DNA from Serinibacter salmoneus:
ACGGGTGCTCCTGACCATTCCCGCCGAGGGGGAGGACACCCAGCCGCTTGCCGTGGTGATCGACCTGGTCGACGCGATGCCGGGCGCCTGAGGTTGCGACGTTTCTGACGCGCGCGTGAGCGTGCGTCGCCTCGCGGCGTACACGTGCGCCGCACACCTGGGGAAGACCCGCGGAATGCCGCGGGTCTTTCTCGCATCCAGGGGCGGGTTGGGTATGGTGACGACGTGTCGACTACGCCCCGCCGCCCCCTGAGAAAAGTGCTGGTGCCCGGCCTTGCCGTGGCCGGCCTCGGTCTTGCCGGGTGCACCCCTGCCGTCGAGCGGGGGTTCCTCCCCGAGCAGGCTCCGGGTGCCACCAACAACACCGACATGATCATCGAGTTGTGGAACAACTCCTGGATCGCGGCGCTGCTGGTCGGGGTGTTGGTCTGGGGACTGCTGATCTGGTGCCTGATCGTGTACCGCAAGCGCAAGAACGACAACCAGCTCCCGCCCCAGTTGCGCTACCACGTGCCGCTGGAGTTGATGTACACGTTCGTGCCGATCGTGATGGTCGGTGTGCTGTTCGCCACGACATCCCGCACGATGGGCGAGATCGTGGACACCTCCGCCGAACCCGACGTGACCATCGAGGTGGTCGGCAAGCGCTGGTCATGGGACTTCAACTACATGGACTCCGACGTCCACTTCTCCGGAGTCCAGGCCGAACTCACGGGCGAGGAGGGTGTGCCCGAGACGCTCCCGACGCTCTACCTCCCGCAGGGTGAGCTCGTGGAGCTGCAGTTGCGCACCCGCGATGTCAACCACGCCTTCTGGGTGCCGGCCTTCCTCATGAAGATGGACATGATCACCGGTCGGGAGAACTCCTTCCAGATCGTGCCGCAGGAGCTCGGGGTCTTCGAGGGCAAGTGCGCGGAACTGTGCGGCGAGTACCACGCCTCGATGCTCTTCAACGTCGAGGTCGTCACCCCCGAGGAGTACGAGGCCTACATGGACGAACTCGCGGCGCAGGGCAACACCGGAATCCTCGGTCCCGAGTACGACGTGCTGCAGGGCGCGGTCGAGCAGGAAGGTAGCCACTGATGGCCATCGATGAGGTCCAGTACAACGACTCACCGCCGCGCAGCGCGCCGGAGCGGGTGCCGGGGCTCAGCGGCCCGCACCAGCGCCGAGGCAATGCGTTCGTCACGTGGATCACCTCCACGGACCACAAGACCATCGGGTACATGTACCTGGTCACCAGCTTCGTGTTCTTCTGCTTCG
Protein-coding regions in this window:
- the coxB gene encoding cytochrome c oxidase subunit II encodes the protein MSTTPRRPLRKVLVPGLAVAGLGLAGCTPAVERGFLPEQAPGATNNTDMIIELWNNSWIAALLVGVLVWGLLIWCLIVYRKRKNDNQLPPQLRYHVPLELMYTFVPIVMVGVLFATTSRTMGEIVDTSAEPDVTIEVVGKRWSWDFNYMDSDVHFSGVQAELTGEEGVPETLPTLYLPQGELVELQLRTRDVNHAFWVPAFLMKMDMITGRENSFQIVPQELGVFEGKCAELCGEYHASMLFNVEVVTPEEYEAYMDELAAQGNTGILGPEYDVLQGAVEQEGSH